The proteins below are encoded in one region of Arthrobacter sp. CJ23:
- a CDS encoding chorismate mutase: MTRVGIEDVRTEIDALDRQIVELLCRRQHWVVEAGKLKSDPGAVRAPDRVEQVISKVRALAVELGAAPDVVERTYRAMIAAFIDLELTIHENHRDSASATQSNAV, from the coding sequence ATGACACGTGTTGGTATAGAGGATGTTCGCACGGAGATTGATGCGCTGGATCGGCAGATCGTTGAACTCCTGTGCCGGCGGCAGCATTGGGTGGTGGAGGCCGGCAAGCTGAAGAGCGATCCGGGCGCGGTCCGGGCTCCGGACCGCGTTGAGCAGGTCATTTCCAAGGTGCGTGCCTTGGCTGTGGAGCTTGGTGCGGCCCCTGACGTTGTAGAGCGAACGTACCGGGCGATGATCGCGGCCTTCATCGACCTTGAGCTGACCATCCACGAGAACCACCGCGATTCGGCCTCGGCCACCCAGAGCAACGCTGTCTGA
- a CDS encoding YciI family protein — MTKYLISFPGEAMVIPEEDFESVVEASHAVIDEAKAAGVYVFGGGIDEDVDPVLVAGDGTVTEGTYPGHKVPNGGYTVLELPSREAALEWAAKIAVACRCSQELRQFHYDPAS; from the coding sequence ATGACGAAGTACCTGATCTCGTTCCCCGGTGAGGCCATGGTGATCCCCGAGGAGGACTTCGAGTCGGTAGTGGAAGCCTCGCATGCCGTCATCGACGAGGCCAAGGCGGCGGGCGTGTACGTCTTCGGCGGCGGGATCGATGAGGACGTGGACCCGGTGCTCGTGGCCGGTGACGGCACCGTCACCGAGGGCACGTACCCAGGCCACAAGGTGCCCAACGGCGGCTACACCGTTCTCGAGCTGCCCTCGCGGGAGGCCGCACTCGAGTGGGCCGCGAAGATCGCCGTCGCCTGCCGCTGCTCGCAAGAGCTCCGGCAGTTCCACTACGACCCGGCCAGCTGA